Proteins encoded in a region of the Microtus ochrogaster isolate Prairie Vole_2 chromosome 19, MicOch1.0, whole genome shotgun sequence genome:
- the Gtpbp6 gene encoding putative GTP-binding protein 6: protein MAAARAAVRPALRLLLSRGLAPRYAPPCPPQPARAGSVNIRSPCGGVRSGSHVRSWESGAGVVGEDAEEPEEEEEEELLSGEPLLPAAAQRVCVLHPDVRGRAGRKAHDTEYQVAEAAALVRALHGWSVVRTLVVPTGVPDSKFVFGKGNFQELTEKIKGSVDITCVFLNVERMTALTKKTLQTAWGVHVLDRFTMVLHIFRCNARTKEARLQLALAEIPLLRSTLSSCSAQPDQQGRGSRYIMGSGESSTELCQRALKEKEAKIRRALERLQDKRSVLRKQRLRREFPIVSVVGYTNCGKTTLIKALTGEATMQPCDQLFTTLDVTAHAGLLPSCMPILYMDTIGFLSQLPHSLIQSFSTTMEDVVHSDVILHVRDMSHPNTEQQKASVLSTLRGLQLRPALLNSMLEVHNKVDLVPGYRPPGHHVLAVSALLGHGLDKLKATLEESVLQATGRRVLTLCLRLGGPQLCWLYKEAKVQQVQELPNTDVAHVTVIISQATYGRFRKLFPE from the exons ATGGCGGCCGCGCGCGCTGCCGTACGACCAGCGCTCAGGCTCCTGCTTAGCCGCGGCCTGGCCCCTCGCTATGCCCCGCCGTGCCCGCCACAGCCGGCCCGCGCAGGCAGCGTCAACATCCGGAGCCCCTGCGGCGGAGTTAGGAGCGGCTCCCACGTCCGCAGCTGGGAGAGCGGGGCCGGGGTGGTGGGGGAGGACGCAGAGGAGCccgaggaggaagaggaggaggagctgctgaGCGGGGAACCACTGCTGCCCGCTGCGGCCCAGCGTGTGTGCGTCCTACATCCTGACGTCAGGGGCCGCGCCGGAAGGAAGGCGCACGACACAG AGTATCAGGTGGCGGAGGCTGCCGCGCTGGTGCGCGCATTGCATGGCTGGTCGGTGGTGCGGACCCTGGTGGTGCCCACGGGGGTCCCAGACAGCAAGTTTGTCTTTGGCAAAGGAAACTTCCAGGAGCTGACGG AGAAGATCAAGGGATCTGTGGACATCACGTGTGTGTTTCTGAATGTAGAGAGGATGACAGCTCTGACCAAG AAGACCCTGCAGACTGCCTGGGGCGTCCATGTGTTGGACAGGTTCACTATGGTATTGCACATATTCCGCTGTAATGCCCGCACCAAGGAGGCCCGGCTGCAGCTGGCTCTGGCGGAGATCCCCCTGCTTAG GTCTACCCTGAGCAGCTGCTCTGCCCAACCGGACCAGCAAGGAAGGGGCTCACGGTACATCATGGGGTCAG GAGAGTCATCCACAGAGCTGTGCCAACGGGCACTGAAGGAGAAGGAGGCGAAGATCAGGCGTGCGCTAGAGCGGTTGCAGGACAAGCGGAGTGTGCTAAGGAAGCAGCGCTTGCGGCGCGAGTTCCCCATTGTGTCTGTTGTCGGCTACACCAACTGTG GGAAAACCACACTCATCAAGGCCCTGACGGGGGAGGCCACCATGCagccatgtgaccagctgttcACAACCCTAGATGTCACAGCACATGCGGGGTTGCTGCCATCATGCATGCCCATCCTGTACATGGATACCATTGGCTTCCTGTCACAGCTGCCACATAGCCTGATCCAGTCGTTCTCCACCACGATGGAGGACGTGGTGCATTCG GATGTTATCCTGCATGTGAGGGACATGAGCCACCCCAACACAGAGCAACAGAAGGCCAGTGTCTTGTCTACACTGCGAGGTCTGCAGCTGCGGCCTGCGCTCTTGAACTCCATGTTGGAAGTTCACAATAAGGTGGATCTGGTTCCCGG GTACAGGCCCCCAGGGCACCACGTCCTGGCCGTGTCTGCACTCCTGGGCCATGGGCTAGACAAGCTGAAGGCGACACTGGAGGAGTCAGTTCTGCAGGCCACTGGCCGGCGGGTGCTCACCCTCTGCTTACGGCTTGGGGGACCCCAACTCTG CTGGCTGTACAAGGAGGCCAAGGTGCAGCAGGTGCAGGAGCTGCCCAACACTGACGTGGCCCATGTGACCGTTATCATCAGCCAAGCCACCTATGGCCGTTTCCGGAAGCTGTTTCCTGAGTGA